A stretch of DNA from Plasmodium brasilianum strain Bolivian I chromosome 3, whole genome shotgun sequence:
ttttttttagtatagATTTTCTTGTCTgttgttcatttttactttGTAAAAATTGCTGATATGTTCTTTTGcccttactttttttatccaTATCAGGGTATACGCTTGCCTCCCTTTTTTCAGAGCAATAGTATTCGAAACATGTATCATCGCCGGAGTTCTGGCATTCCCCCACTTCATCTGATTCGTCTTCTTCATCCGTTGCATCTAATTCATCAGCTTCATCTGCTTCCTCCTCCCTTACAAAAACAGAAATAGCATCATCGTACACATTAAAAAAGGAGCTCGAGTATTTTTTGAAGacacttttttttcccctaaAACATGAAGAGTAGTAATGattatacacatattcaTAGGGAGAATACGTTGtgagaaaaataagaacCCTTGCATATAccttatacatattattaccaaatagttcattattattaacatatatatttataatattgttaataaaaaatatatctctCATATGAATAAGAGGTATTTTttctgcatatatatttatcctcaagaattctttattataatcGTAATTCTTGTTTCCATATTGAGATGCGGATGGTAATAAAAACTCACTAACGAcactcttcttttttttcctttttatttcttccttttttatttctacaCTACCGTAGCTCGACAGGATATCTGCTACATCTCCATCTCCGCTTACATCTGCTTCTACCTTTGTTCCTCCTGATGTACTGTTAATATCACCTCCCAATTTGCTACCTCCACTCGGATTAGCTCTATCCTCCTTATTATCTTCACGAGTCTCATCAGGTCTACCTGCGAAATGATCATAACTGCTGTTATCGACATTACTGCTACTGTGGGCATTGCCCCTATAATAGGGAATACTGCTACTATGAATATTGCCGCCCACCGGAGGAAAACCCATCTGCGCCTCATTATCAACGCATGATATGGCTTCTCCTACTACGGAACGGGGGGAGTAACCCTCCCGCTGCTCTTCTGACAACCTCCCTTTTGCATTTTCTTGTTCGATATTGCTTCTATTTTTATCAGAAAAATTCGAATTATAATCACAGcttcttaaaatatatgaagaacCTTCTCTCCTAGGATCAGTACTAACAGAAAAAATTGTAGGAGAAGTATATTCCCTGCTAAGTGTTGTGTTGTTCTTACAATTCCTCTGTTTAAAGAAGGTCCTCTTCGAATTTGACGAATCGAATGAATGGGATGAACCAGACAAATTGAGTGAACCAAATAAATATGTTGAATCAAATAAAagcaatttttttccattgAAAACTTTTAAAATGCGCACTATAGAATGGTGTAAATTAATTATGTCTGTATGATTTATGTTCATACATCCTTTATTTCttgtcatatatatatttttaaaaatggtaTATAAAGAActataattatgtaaattatttattttgaaaattaaataagtaaTACTTACTTCATTCTCCACAATgttagaaaaataattattacacgtgttataaacatttatgtctttatataaaatgtaaagaCATAAATACTGAGACAGTCTTCTCATagtattatcattattatttcgGTATATATACTCTAATATAAGttgagcatatatatatgaattttcactaatacaaatatttttacatatatttaaaacatcatcttcttcttctGGCTCTTCTAATAACAAGAATTTTTGTATCTCTTCACTTATTCGTAATGTGAACACATTAAAATTACTTGTATATGtagttatattattttcattcttatcttcaaaataatatttatttacaaagTCTTCATACAAACATGATAAAAAAGGATCTAAGTTTCTCtcttcatataattttaatatttctttaactacatatttattcttcAGTATTTTCCAATAAAAAGGGGGTGGTTTCCATGCATACATATCCCTGTACTCATCCATGAATTTCAGCAGTTTGTTTGTTTCGTATTTGGTTGATAGGAAATCGCACAACGCTTTGTACAGATAATGCAGATTGTCGTCGTTTCGGTTCTCCCTTATATTCATGTCTCGACCCGTGGTTTGTTTAGTACTGCAGCTCGCACTTCTACACCTTTTTCTCCTCTTATTCCGTCTTTCGTTCATTTTTTCGCCTTTTCCTCTATCACTTCTCTTACTCTTCTTATGTCCATTGTGCCCACTCCGTTGCTCCTTACTGTCGCTTACACCCATATTGTACCCCTTTTCGTTatcgaaaaaaatatttccccTTGAATTAACAGGATTGGCTCGTTCTCGAGGAGCAAGATTCTCCTTATTGGGGCTACTGCCTGCATTTGCATCGTTTACATCGTTTACATCGTTTGCATCATTTGCATTATTTGCATCATTTGCATTATTTGCATCATTTGCATTATTTGCATCATTTGCGGTAATGACCTCTTGCTCTTGTTCTTCCTCTATCTCTTCCTTCCCCTCCTCGTTCTTTTcctccttttccttttttctttttttccactCCTCTTTCTGAGTGACCCTGTAACATTCTTCCTTGTTCTCCTCTAAACCTGTTTTCACTCCACTGTGAGCATCGTCAAGGGTGTTCCCAATGAATCGATTCCTACTTTTACGTTCACTTCTATTATCACACGTCTGTTCGTTGTGGGTCTGAATGGAGAAGCCTTTCTCACTAATTAAGTGTTTCTCCTGAAAGTTATAATTTTCACTACTAGCAAAATATTTTGagtttttttctattttgctTTCATTGTCATTTGTCAATTTTTCATCATCTCTGAAAATCCAACTATAACTATCTTCAAGATCATTTAAATAACACAAGTTTTTTCTTTCCCCTTCTCCttctctttctctttctcCTTCTCTTTCCCTATCTCTGAGTCCTTCCGTTTTACTCCTTACCTGATCATTATTAGTATTACCGGATGAACAAAAATTGCCGTAATAACAATacaaataattcatataatttggTTTTGTAATAACTGTGTTCTTTCTCCTTTCGTAATCAGTGTCAATCGTTTTTTCACTtcctaattttttcttattatagtaatatttaAGTTGGCTAGTTCCGTTCAATTGTTCTATTTTCTTGACAATTt
This window harbors:
- a CDS encoding hypothetical protein (conserved Plasmodium protein), whose translation is MTKNAVVISLFMRYCLTCFVGFHLPLNFLGGIEFLKETDAILDEDIFLILKRVCSFLFFCVKNNKFDYLYNYYDKNYSNSDKNSNSNNSSVNNNSANNDGGNENSECKRAEKDKANNNEDKIIDIKDMFLEKNDIIEDYEFVHEDYIIIKNINRLLLNKLVDNYVGYTWLCLILSEYLNNLDGFIKYLEKEKKEEKNNVSKKKKKFYKIVKKIEQLNGTSQLKYYYNKKKLGSEKTIDTDYERRKNTVITKPNYMNYLYCYYGNFCSSGNTNNDQVRSKTEGLRDREREGEREREGEGERKNLCYLNDLEDSYSWIFRDDEKLTNDNESKIEKNSKYFASSENYNFQEKHLISEKGFSIQTHNEQTCDNRSERKSRNRFIGNTLDDAHSGVKTGLEENKEECYRVTQKEEWKKRKKEKEEKNEEGKEEIEEEQEQEVITANDANNANDANNANDANNANDANDVNDVNDANAGSSPNKENLAPRERANPVNSRGNIFFDNEKGYNMGVSDSKEQRSGHNGHKKSKRSDRGKGEKMNERRNKRRKRCRSASCSTKQTTGRDMNIRENRNDDNLHYLYKALCDFLSTKYETNKLLKFMDEYRDMYAWKPPPFYWKILKNKYVVKEILKLYEERNLDPFLSCLYEDFVNKYYFEDKNENNITTYTSNFNVFTLRISEEIQKFLLLEEPEEEDDVLNICKNICISENSYIYAQLILEYIYRNNNDNTMRRLSQYLCLYILYKDINVYNTCNNYFSNIVENEVSITYLIFKINNLHNYSSLYTIFKNIYMTRNKGCMNINHTDIINLHHSIVRILKVFNGKKLLLFDSTYLFGSLNLSGSSHSFDSSNSKRTFFKQRNCKNNTTLSREYTSPTIFSVSTDPRREGSSYILRSCDYNSNFSDKNRSNIEQENAKGRLSEEQREGYSPRSVVGEAISCVDNEAQMGFPPVGGNIHSSSIPYYRGNAHSSSNVDNSSYDHFAGRPDETREDNKEDRANPSGGSKLGGDINSTSGGTKVEADVSGDGDVADILSSYGSVEIKKEEIKRKKKKSVVSEFLLPSASQYGNKNYDYNKEFLRINIYAEKIPLIHMRDIFFINNIINIYVNNNELFGNNMYKVYARVLIFLTTYSPYEYVYNHYYSSCFRGKKSVFKKYSSSFFNVYDDAISVFVREEEADEADELDATDEEDESDEVGECQNSGDDTCFEYYCSEKREASVYPDMDKKSKGKRTYQQFLQSKNEQQTRKSILKKKSNYSYGKEIQLMDNKNHMDTNVSEENMYRDETKERYEVYLPYTSIGVGENSGVHFVSTCTNDKEKVSNASCGKGSYKDYLKDNITVEDKEVREKENYCTVSTPLYPNKSTYGKNSNNLERLSVSQKLSRQCILNYDKEEKYEEAIDDDAQGRYMSTGEFVKGEGKDKEEEEEKKKEKKKEKKKEKKKEKKKEKKKEHKKEQKKEHKKEQKKEHKKEQKKEHKKEQKKEEEEERREDTYEYFSKAEVHLTNFASVKENYGVKTSNKLKEISNTDSNRPLPNKELPFFKTDGLYKNVSERVILGSSLGERNEVNNDKNNQNDFQQCSNKNSIYQKKCGNMVDDIFELKTEIRSCDEGKSSIFQNIKSKKKLKINTLNKKKKWYFYKLFYKFRITYNNFLKYTQNEIFHIYQIIHGNYSDSTKDKLLLGRINSNLAASIIYKYVYNNVYEYVNSVQINLIYPKFILLKYIVDKYPQKRHLTLSFLKELYIFIIEKEKTSEDDNTVSYNTVSYNTVSDNTVSYNTVSYNTVSYNTVGYNTVSYNTVSYNTVSYNTVSYNTVSYNNYNNDNTVSDNTVSYNTVSYNTVSDNTVSYNTVSDNNYNNDNTVSDNTVSYNTVSYNTVSDNNYNNDNTVSDNTVSYNTVSYNTVSDNNYNNDNTVSDNTVSYNTVSYNTVSDNNYNNDNTVSDNTVSYNNYNNDNNDSYNNSNNKNNSNCNMQQNELGILLIPFNSFLCLLQGIYYKNDFRKVINKFLDDVVDMHKMYQNSKSKELFILSNHIREQMVKSENEIETC